A single window of Brucella intermedia LMG 3301 DNA harbors:
- a CDS encoding DUF3597 domain-containing protein: MGIFDKIKNAIWGEAQAATPSTETAASPAPTPTASPSAAAPAQSAPAAAGSVDVGAILDAAVAKSGQKLNWKTSIVDLMKALGLDSSLEHRKELAKELGYTGDTGDSATMNVWLHKQVIQKLKDNGGKVPAGL, translated from the coding sequence ATGGGGATTTTCGACAAGATTAAGAACGCCATTTGGGGAGAGGCGCAGGCTGCAACGCCTTCCACGGAAACCGCTGCTTCGCCAGCGCCGACGCCAACCGCATCGCCGAGCGCTGCCGCTCCGGCACAGTCGGCACCCGCTGCTGCGGGCAGCGTCGACGTAGGCGCTATTCTTGATGCCGCCGTTGCCAAAAGCGGCCAGAAGCTCAACTGGAAGACTTCGATCGTCGATCTGATGAAGGCTCTTGGCCTCGACAGCAGCCTGGAGCACCGCAAGGAACTTGCCAAGGAACTGGGCTATACCGGTGACACGGGTGATTCCGCGACCATGAATGTCTGGCTGCACAAGCAGGTCATTCAGAAACTGAAGGATAACGGCGGCAAGGTGCCCGCCGGACTGTAA
- a CDS encoding GlsB/YeaQ/YmgE family stress response membrane protein, whose translation MGSAGIGWIAAIIIGGLAGWIASNFMNSNTGIFMNIILGIIGAAVASFIFGLLGVSFGGWLGYLIAGFIGACILIWAGRLIS comes from the coding sequence ATGGGAAGCGCAGGAATAGGCTGGATTGCGGCAATCATCATCGGCGGTCTGGCCGGCTGGATTGCCTCCAATTTCATGAACAGCAATACCGGGATATTCATGAATATCATTCTCGGTATCATCGGCGCAGCCGTAGCGAGTTTTATCTTCGGATTGCTCGGTGTTTCGTTCGGCGGCTGGCTGGGCTATCTGATCGCGGGCTTCATCGGCGCCTGTATATTGATATGGGCTGGTCGATTGATAAGTTAG
- a CDS encoding tyrosine phosphatase family protein, which yields MSVQFAPQLTVCGIEELAGQRARKVTHVLSLVDPDLPELDAFQTFEQHHRVTLRFHDIINAADNHTMPTPDHMSSILQFGSDFLAAQNGEAPRHLLVHCHMGVSRSTAAMVSLMAQGNPDENAENLFARLVAIRPQAWPNSQMIGFADEQLGRKGELTDALRRHYGRQIERNPQFTEWMTRLGRQAELQMAIPASPSTASSM from the coding sequence ATGAGCGTGCAATTTGCCCCGCAGCTGACGGTGTGCGGGATTGAGGAACTGGCCGGGCAGCGAGCGCGAAAGGTCACCCATGTTCTGTCGCTGGTCGATCCAGACCTTCCCGAACTGGATGCGTTTCAGACTTTCGAGCAGCATCATCGCGTGACGTTGCGCTTTCACGACATCATCAATGCCGCCGACAATCACACAATGCCAACGCCGGATCATATGAGCTCGATCCTCCAGTTCGGCTCGGACTTCCTCGCTGCACAGAACGGGGAAGCGCCGCGCCACCTGCTGGTCCATTGCCATATGGGCGTGTCGCGTTCGACGGCGGCCATGGTTTCGCTCATGGCGCAGGGCAATCCCGACGAAAACGCTGAAAACCTTTTTGCGCGCCTTGTCGCCATTCGCCCGCAGGCCTGGCCGAATTCACAGATGATCGGCTTTGCCGACGAGCAGCTTGGGCGTAAAGGCGAACTGACCGACGCATTGCGCAGGCATTACGGCCGCCAGATCGAACGCAACCCGCAATTTACGGAATGGATGACAAGGCTGGGCCGTCAGGCCGAGCTTCAGATGGCGATACCGGCTTCACCGTCGACGGCATCATCGATGTGA